TTTAAGGTGTCAGTATGTCACAATAAACGGAGCCAAATCAAATGCAGCTTCCGTCACGTCAGGCGTCCCACAGGGGTCAGTTTTGGGAccgttgctttttcttgtgttcatTAATGACATATCAGAGAATATTACTTCCCACAtgcgactcttcgctgatgactgtgtggtctacagagaagtgaaaaatTCCCAGGATTCGCTTGCTTTGCAGGAAGACCTAAATACATTGCACCGGTGGTGCGAACAGTGGCACATGAATATAAATTTGCAAAAAACAGTGCACATGTGTTTCACGAGGAAAAAGAATGTACCTAATTACGTCTATAACATAAACGGCCACTTATTGGAAACTGTTctcgaatataagtatttaggtgtgTACATCACCTCAAAACTATGTTGGCATCGACATGTTGATTATGTTGCTGGGAAAGCTTGCAAAATGTAGGGTTTTTTGCGCCGTAACACGAGAATGTTTCCGCAAGACTCTAGGAATTTACTATTTAAAACGTATATTAGATCCGTgttggaatatgcttgtactgtaTGGGACCCGCCGACAAAGACTGACagacaaaaattagaaagaatCCAGAACTTAACGGCCCGCTACGTTTCTGGGAATTATAGTAGATACATTAGTGTGTCTGGCATAAAACAGGAATTAGAATGGGAAGCCCTTGAAGTAAGAGGAAGAAAGCTAAGGCTTAAATTTTTTCATAACATATATTACGATAAGATTGCTATTCCTAGGGAGAAGTCCATTTTTCATCCACACTACAGATCCGAGCTGGTTGATCATAACCATAAAGTGCGTGAATTCAGGTCAAGAACCGATTAGTTCAAGATGTCGTTTTTTCCTCACACTGTTCGAGAATGGAATGCTTTATCTTCATTTCTTGTTAATATTACTGACAATGAAGTGTTTGCATTGTCATTGTGATTGCcattgtaatatttttttcttttgtacaacccccccactgtaatgccactgtggcgctgtgggtaaataaataaaaaaaaagaaagggggtatgtttttctttgtttatttgtttattgacaaaacaacgctcaagagcggtttgtcttggtgctaaggcaaaaggcggcattaaaagccacctgactaggcctttcacaccagacagcacgcgcagcacacaacatgagcgcaacatgctccaaaacacactgcataatatcaaacacatacaaataaaaatgcatgtacagagtatcaaacacgataaagcaagataaggaagaatgacagaattagtcgtcaacacattcatcatcaacaagacacagaactattaaggccaatggactacaattggatttgaagagaacaaaacaaatgtacaacaaAATTACAACTGTTGGAGGAAATACATTTTAGTTAGTTTTCTGAAAGCAAGCAAGGAGGGAGCACTTTCCATTGTATCTAAAAACGATGGATAACAATTCAGTAGGTTCGGAATTTGCCATTTTAATAATTGCACACCGTATCTAGTTCTCGTTTTAATCTTTACAAAGTTCTTATTTCTGAAATAATATGGTGTCTCCGTATTTGTATATGTATGAAACACgagaatgtgtgtgtgtttgtagggggggttataggattagggcggtacaaaaaatgtaccaacaccatCCTCTATATCAATTCCTTTTATGTACTGTAACGAAGCGTATTATTTATGATGTTCATACAgctaactctgatattactacatacgcctggcgacgcgagctacatatgccatgactcgcattcgcgactgcactgaggcaaaagaaagatcatggacGCAGGTGCCTCTAAAGTAtatcgaccttgcgaggcaccgctgcgcgtgccaggggagctgtccgtgcgaacactcctgggcacacacctgcctcggcggtcCCAGCCTACGTActgttctgcttcgagctttgatccccccactgtccctttggggccctggagttcctgtgccgcttaatttattataatctcaggtgctctctgAGACCTctgtttgtcggttacatgtgccctacagctgcaTCAGtacttgtagaaaaaaaaaagaaaaacgatctatcgtcgcgacgagatAATCACCCCGCAACGAAAAAGCGCCCAGTGGCTTCTGCAACATACCACGCCCGTACGAAGAGAATTCCGGAACGTCAACGAgaaatctgaccacagcttcgtgCTCTTAACTTGTAACATCGTCGAGTGACAATCCttaacaggcgtgaccgctgaaaaccgcataccactGGAAACTTCAACGGGATCATCCTTCgtttgcataactgccacctgcacggccaacatcgaccccacccacaccatcccgcaacatagaataataaagcccaaacacacggctgcacgcacactgCATCACCACACTataagcgagacgccatgctgctacgctgctaaagttgccagattaaaactgactactgtaaccaagtctagcaagcgtctcaggagctggcaacctcagcgcgtagcaacatggcggcgctcttgcggttcccgatttcaatgcatgggaacctatgggtagcttgtcctctagagtcagtatagtaactctatggtggCTGCGAACAAAGTCAGTCATCACGCTGTCTtgaactcttttttttcttttatttatctatGAAAGTGCGCCCTTCTTTAAGATCTATCTGTCTGCGAAGAAATTCCTAACATCTCAGAAGTGGGATGCACCGAAACCTTCGTGGTGAAGCGATCCTGGAAGCCGATGTCGTGGGATTGCGTCGACGTTGGTGCTCGCTGACTTTTCAGCGGACGCTGCATTGGTGCCGTCTTCGTGAGGTACTGAACGCATAAAAGGGACCCTTTGTGTTGTCTTGAAAAACGTGCGTGCGGACTCTCTGAGTGACGTCTACGAGACGCAACGGTACCGTATTCGTGAGGTACCGAGATCGAAAACGTGAGTCTTCGTGCCGCCTCAAAAATGTGTGTGCGGACGCTCTGTGTGACGTCGTAAGCTTTGACGCTCAGCTGGATGCGAAAAACTGTGTATGCCTAGGAAGATGCCTAGACAACCCCAAAGATGGCAGACGGCGGCGGAACTGACAAAAACCAAATGATGCAAGCTCTGGTGGAGCAAAGCCGGTTGTTACATGAGCTCCTCGAGAGAAAACCTGAAGCGTTCCATGTTATGCCAGACCTGAATAAAGCTATCCACGATTTCGACGGCAAGGGCTCATCCCATGAATCTGGGGTGTGGCTGAAGAGTATCAATTCCATGGCGGTCCTGCACGGCTGGCCGGCAGCTTCAGACCAGAAAACGCCAGGCGTCACATGAATAGACCGGCTCGATTTTGGCTTCAGGCCCGTGTTGATGACCTCACTACGTGGGAGGACTTAAAGATTGCCTTCAAAAAGACATCTGTGGGCCAGACAAGTATGGCCGAAAAGTGGAAGCAAATGCAGGAAAGAGTCCAGATGAGGGGAGAGTCCATCACAGCATACTTCCTCGAAATGACCTTGTTACGCAAGGGATTAGGCCTTGGTATTCAAGATACCAAGGCGCAAGTTCTGGTGGGGCTGCGGATTAGAGACGCATGCATCTCCATGACGGCAAAGGAACACAAGGACGTGGATGAATTGCTGGCAGACTTACGGCTGGAGCGAATAAGCGAAGCTAGAATGCAGAAGTCACCAGGGACCAAGCCACAAGGTGGTGATCGATGTGCCACGACACCTCGTGCCAAGCCTCCAACCTCAAGATCTTGGACTGCTGCGCGTCCACCTGAGCAAGTGATCACAAATGCATGTGTCACAGACCAAAGAAGTGGTGGGGGACCACCGATGAAAACGCCAGAGCCGCCCAAGCGTGATCAAGCGGAGTGAAGGTGCTACAGTTGCGGAAGGTATGGGCACATAGCGAGAGACTGTCCAAAAACAAAGCCTGTTGGTAAATTCGTGGTGAATGAGAATCCAACAAGTGACAGTGGTCCATCAAAGTTCCTCAAAACTGCGACCATCAATGGAACTCACCAGGTCTCGATGATGATTGACCCGGGAAGTTCGTACTGTATATTGCGTTATCAAGCGGCTGAAAAGTGCAGCCTACAAGTTGTGTGCAGGGCCCAAGACTTGTATGGTTTTGCGAACACCGACACATCTACAGTTCGGTCTATCGGAACCTCGGAGGTGGACATAGAAATCGATGACGTGGTAtgccgcaaggtcaaattgaTTGTTGTCAACAACAGTGCCTTTCCCGTGGACATGCTGGTTGGTAGAACCTGGACGGAACAAGACAACATTGCATACCTATGCATAGGAAATGAACTCAGGATTGGCTGCCGAGATGACCTTCCATTTTGTAACATTGACTTTACCCAGATGAAGGCTTCCAAGAAACCACTTCGTGTCAAGGAAACCATTGTGCTGCCCAAAAGAACTGTGTGTTGGGTGACAGTGGAGACCGGTGAAAGGGAAGGAAATCTGATCTTACCTAGTGGGCCTGGCAAGGGCAGGCTACTTCACATCGAACACGGAAGGGTTGAGATACCCATGTTGAACAACAAGGATGAAGACCAACAGCTGATCAAGGGAAGTTTGTTGGCTCACGGTGAACTGCTTTCAGGGAGCGAATAGTTAACCCCCGTGAGAtcgatgaggatagcaataggagcatgttggtacggcatatcttattttgttatagcgcaagcttgacacggacaacagaaggcacatctgacacacacagcgctagaTCTGTGAGACCTGTGCCTCAGCCGAAGTCCATTGATTGTAGCATGCTTAATGTCGGGAAAGACGTCAATGAACAACAAGTGGATGCACTGCTGAAGATGCCGAATGAATACAGGGACTGCTTTGTACTAAACTTTTCagagtgtttgacgtagtagttctgcggaaacccgcaaggtggagagaagtaattaaagggaaaatcggacatccacccgttcgttgcAACTGCTACAAGGAGTTTCAACTGCTACAactgtagcagttgctacgaacggggggatttctgattttccctttattgattacttctctccaccttgcgggtttccacagaactactacgtcaaacacttgcctttgcttcgtgttgtcgactaattcgacttcgccctgccatctgctagccgcctggttagctcagatggtagagtggctgccccggaaaggcggtggtcccaagttcgagtcccggaccaggaggtatttttcttcaacattgaggcttttctttcgaggaacacgtatgggttcctttgtagcagttgcgacgaacgggtggatgtctgattttccctttattaaatttTTCAGTGTTGGGGTGCTGTAATCAACTGGAAATGACTATCACAGAATATTCCGGAAGCACTCCAGTCAGCTGCAAACCGTACACAACTAATGCAGAGGAAAGAGAAGCAATCCAAGAAATTGCCAAAGAGTGGAAAGCGACTGGCATTGCAACCATAGACTATCGTCTAGTCTAGTCTAGTAATAGACTATCGACGGCTAAATAGCCAGACGGTGCCAAAACATTCTCCCTTGCCAAACATTGATGACCAGCTGCAACGACTGTCCGGAGCACGAATTTGCTGTGTGTTAGACTGTGCAAACGGACACCTTCAACTTCCACTGACTGAGGAATCGAAGGCCAAAACTTCATTCATCACGCCTGATGGGACCAGGTAGCTTGAAATTATGGTGTTCGGGTTGAGAAACAGTCCTGCTGTATTTCGATGTCTAATAAACAAGGTCCTCGGATCTCTACGCAACACTGTAGTATTCTGTTACATGGACGACTTACTGATTCCAGCCAAGGACTGGGAAGATTTGCTCGTTCGCCTCAAACAAGTACTGATGCTCAGCGAGCTGTATGGACTAACCCTTAAGCTATCCAAGTGTGTGTTTGGATGTGACGAACTCGACTACTTGGAATTCAAGATTGTGAAAGGCTACCTGCAGCTAGGTGAAGTGAAGCAACAAGCTAAATTGGACGTTAGCACACCAACTGATGTTCACAGTGTCAAGAGGTTTCTGGGCCTGACAGGAATTTTCAGACGGTTCATTCCCCATTATGCTCTGAAGGCAGAACCACTTACTTCTCTGACCAAGAAAGACACAAAGTTTATATGGGGAGAGGAGCAACAGGAAGCTTTCGACCAGCTCTGAAGGGAGCTGATAGAGCCTCCGGTTCTGAAGTTGTATGACCCTTCTGCTGCAACAGAATTCCACATGGACGCAAGCAAACATGGACTTGCGTGAATGATCCTTCAACAAGATGAGTCAGGACGCTGGTACTTGGTGTTTTGTGTCAGTAAATGCACCACTGAGGCTGAGACTTACCATGGGGGAAAACTGGAGCTGATGGCAATAGTCTGGAGTGTGGAAAGACTTATACATTCCTCCTAGGCATTCTGTTCACGCTGGTAACAGATTGCCAAGCAATTGTGTATCTGAATGCGCACAAGACTCTTAAACCACAGATAGCAAGGTGGTTCAACTTACTTCAAGAGTATGACTTCGAGGTGAAGCACCGAGCAGGGGAAAAAATGGCACACGTGGACTATTTGAGTCGTGAACCCGTAAAAGCGCAGCAGGAAACGATCGATGAGGTTGTCGAGACAAGGATCGAAGGCTGCCTTGCCTTGAGTTTAGAGGACCAAGTTGTGATCATCCAGCGGTCTGATGCGGACTTGGCTAACCTCGCACGAAGTCTCGAGAAGCCAATCAAGGAGAGGACTAAGGAAGAAAGTGTCAAGGTCAAAAACCTACGGCTGAAGGATGAAAGGCTGTTTTACGTGGAAGAAGAGGGACGACTTGTTTTCGTGATGCCTAAGAGCATGCGCAATACACTTTCTGTTAAGTTTCACGACTTACAGGGACATTTTAGTACAGACCAAACAATGACGAAAATCAAGGAACTTTATTGGTTTCCTCGGATGAAGCGCTACGTGGACCAGCACATCCATAGGTGTTTCGAGTGTCTGCTCACGAAGATTCCAAGAGGGAAGAAACCTGGACTTCTGCACCTGGTACCACCTGGGAAGAGACCATTTCAATATGTACACGTGGACCATGTTGGTCCGTTTGTGAGAAGTTCAAAGAAAAACAAGTGG
Above is a genomic segment from Dermacentor andersoni chromosome 8, qqDerAnde1_hic_scaffold, whole genome shotgun sequence containing:
- the LOC140219966 gene encoding uncharacterized protein produces the protein MKASKKPLRVKETIVLPKRTVCWVTVETGEREGNLILPSGPGKGRLLHIEHGRVEIPMLNNKDEDQQLIKGTKDWEDLLVRLKQVLMLSELYGLTLKLSKCVFGCDELDYLEFKIVKGYLQLGEVKQQAKLDVSTPTDVHSVKRFLGLTGIFRRFIPHYALKAEPLTSLTKKDTKFIWGEEQQEAFDQL